From Acidimicrobiales bacterium:
CCCCCGAGCGGGCCGACATGGACCTCCGGATCGTGGTGCGGGACGCCGACGGCGACGAGGTCGAGGTCAACGACACCACGGCGGGCCAGGAGGAGTCGATCGAGGTGGACGGTAACGGCCGCGGCCCCTACGAGGTCGAGATCTACACCGACAACCTGGTGGCGGGCGCCTTCAACGTGACCGTCGAGGGGAACTAGGCCGAGTCCTCCGACTCCCCGTCCCCGGCGTCGGCCGGGGGCGGGGGGCGCTCGGCGACCACCGCGGCCAGGACGCCGTTCACGAACCGGCCCGAGTCGTCGGTGGAGTACTGCTTGGCCAGGTCCACCGCCTCGTTGATGGCCGCGTTGGCCGGCACGTCGGGCCGGTGCAGCAGCTCGAACGAGGCCATGCGCAGCACGGTCAGGTCGAGCACGGGCATGCGCTCGGTGGTCCAGCCCCGGGCGTGGCGCCCGATGAGGGCGTCCAGGTCGGAACGGTGGTCGAGGACGCCCTGCACCAGGGCGGCGGCGTAGGTCTCGACCTCCACGGGCTGGGCGGCCAGCACGTCGAAGGCCCGGCCGTCGTCGTCGGTCTCGCCGTCGCGGATGGCCGCCTCGTAGAGCAGGGCCAGCGCCCGCTCCCGGGCCTCCCGGCGGGACCCGATGCCCCCCCGGCGGTCAGGCACGGGTGATGTACTCGCCGCTGCGGGTGTCGACCCGCAGGCGGTCCCCGATGTTGACGAACAGCGGGACCTGCAGGACCTTGCCCGTCTCCAGGGTGGCCGGCTTGGTCGCCCCCGAGACCCGGTCGCCCTGGATGCCGGGCTCGGTCTCGGTGACCGTGAGCTCCACCGCGGCGGGCAGGTCGGTGCCCACGATCTCGTCGCCGTGCATCTGGAGCACGGCCCCGGCCCCCTCGATCAGGTAGCTGCCGGCGTCGCCCAGCGCCCCGCTGGGCACCTGGAGCTGCTCGTAGCTGCTGTTGTCCATGAACACGTAGTCGTCGCCGTCGCGGTACAGGTACTGCATCTCGCGCTTGTCGATGGTGACCCGCTCGACCTTCTCCGCGGCCCGGAACGTCTTCTCGATCACCGCCCCGGTGCGGACGTTGCGGATCTTGGTGCGCACGAAGGCGGGGCCCTTGCCCGGCTTGACGTGCTGGAACTCGACGATCTGCATGAGCTTGCCGTCGAGGTCGAGGACCATGCCGTTCTTCAGGTCGTTGGTGGTGATGGCCATGGAGATCCTTGCGAGGTGAGCGCCGGCCGGTCAGGCCGTGGGCGCGAGGGGGGTGAGGTCCTTGGGGGCGAGGGTGAGCGGCCGGCACCCGTCATCGGTGACGACCACCGTGTCCTCGATCCGCACGCCACCGTGGTCGGGCAGGTAGACCCCGGGCTCGACGGTGACGACGTGGCCGGTGGCGAGCCTAGCGGTCGAGGTCCGGCTGACCCGGGGCTCCTCGTGGATCACCAGACCCACCCCGTGCCCGGTGCCGTGGCCGAAGGCCTCGCCCCAGCCCGCGGCCTCGATGAGGTCGCGGCAGGTGGCATCGACGGCCCGGGCCTCGACGCCGGCCCGCACCGCGGCCACGCCGGCGGCCTGGGCGTCGCGCACCACCTGGACCATCCGCTCCTGGGTGGGGCTGATGCCCCCAGGGGCGAAGGTGCGGGTCATGTCCGAGTGGTAGCCGTCGACCAGGGCCCCGAAGTCGATGACCACCAGGTCGCCGTCGGTGATGGTGCGGGGGCCGGGGTGGTGGTGGGGCCGGGCGCCGTTGGGGCCCGAGGCCACGATGGTCTCGAAGCTGACCCCGTCGGCCCCCAGCCGGCGCATCTCGACGTCCAGGGCCAGCCCGACCTCGGCCTCGGTGGGCCGGTCGACCAGGCGGGGGGCGATGGCGGCCAGGGCGGCGTCGGCGATGGCGGCGGCCCGGGCCAGGCGGTCGACCTCCCCGGCGTCCTTCACCAGGCGGACCGCCTCGACCACGTCCGTGGTCGGCACCAGGTCGCCGGCCCAGGGGTCCTGGGCGTAGCGGCGCTGGGCGGCCCAGGTCACCGAGGCCGCCTCCAGGCCCAGGCGGGCGCCGGGCGGGACGGCGCCGGCCAGGATCGCGTCCTGGTCGGCCTGGGTGCCGGCCACCTCGACGGCGACATCCACGCCGGACGCCGCCACCTCGTCGGGGGCCTGCACCGCGTAGCGCCCGTCGGTCACCAGCAGCAGCCGATCGGCGGTGACCAGGAGGCGGGCCGCCGAGCCGGTGAACCCGGTCAGGTACCGGACGTTGGTCAGGTCGGTGACCAGCAGGGCGTCGATGCCGGGCCCGTCGTCGCCACCGGCCTCGCCGAAGCGGGCCCGGACCCGGTCGGCCCGGCCGGCCACGTCCATGGGGGCCAACGGCGCGGCCGGCAACGCCCTCACGAGGCCGCCCCCAGCAGGTGGGCCACGGCGTCGAGGGCCAGGCGGTAGCCGTCGGCCCCGAAGCCGGCCACGGTGCCGGCCGCCACCGGGGCCACCACCGAGGTCTGGCGCCACGGCTCCCGTCCCCCCGGGTGCGAGAGGTGGAGCTCGACCACCGGGCCCTCGAAGGCGGCCAGGGCGTCGTGCAGCGACCAGCCGTAGTGGGTGAGGGCGCCGGCGTTGACGACGATGGCCGCGGCCCGGCCCCGGGCGCCGTGGACGGCCTCCACCAGGTCGCCCTCGTGGTTGGACTGGAGGTGCTCCAGGGCCAGGCCGTGGCGCTCGGCCTCGGCAGTGGCGGTGGCCACGTGGTCGGCCAGCGTGGCCGTGCCGTAGATCTCGGGCTGGCGTCCCCCCAGCAGGTCGAGGTTGGGCCCTGACAGCAGGAGGACGATGGGGACGGGCAGCACGAGGGGATCGGTCATCGGAGGGCCTCCAGGGCGTCGCGGAGCAGGGCCCGGTCGGTGACGGGCACGGGTTCGACGCCCCGGTTCCCGTCGAGGACGAAGGTGATGCCCCGGACCGCCTTCTTGTCCCGGGCGAACAGGTCGATCAGCCGGTCGGGGTCGAGGCCCTCGGGCGGGGCCAGGGGCAGGTCGTAGCCGGCCACCACCCGCCGGTGCTGGGCCACCCGCTCGTCGTCGATGCGGCCCAGGCGCCGGGCCACCTCGGCCGCGTAGACCAGGCCGACGGCCACCGCCTCGCCGTGGCGCAGGCCGTAGCCGCCCTCGGTCTCCAGGGCGTGGGCCAGGGTGTGGCCGTAGTTGAGGACGGCCCGCCGGCCCCCCTCGCGCTCGTCGGAGGCCACCACCTCCGCCTTGCAGCGGACGCAGGCGGCCACCGCCTCGTCAAGGGCCAGGTCGGGCAGGTCGTCGACGCCCAGGAAGGCGTACTTGGCCATCTCCCCCAGGCCCGAGCGGTACTCCCGGGGGGGCAGGGTGCCCAGGGTCTCGATGTCGCACAGCACGGCCGAGGGCTGCCAGTAGGCGCCGACCAGGTTCTTGCCCTCGGGCAGGTTCACGCCGGTCTTGCCGCCGATGGCCGCGTCGACCTGGCCCAGCAGGGTGGTGGGCACGTGGACCACCGGCACCCCCCGGTGGTAGACGGCGGCCACGAAGCCGGCCACGTCGGTGACCACGCCCCCGCCCACGGCCACCACCACGTCGCCCCGGGTCAGGCCCCAGCGGGCCAGGTCGCGGCACAGGTCCTCGACCGTGCCCAGGTGCTTGGCGTCCTCGCCGTCGCCGATGGTGAAGGTGGCGCTCTCCACCCCCGGGTCGACGTCCCAGCCGATGCCGGCCTGGGTCACCACCGCGGCCCGCTGCGCCCCGACGGGCAGCACCTCCAGCAGGCGGTGGCGGGCCCCGGGGCCGACCAGCACCGGGTAGCTGCGCTCCCCCAGGGGCACCTCCAGCTCGATCACCGGCCCGGCTCCCCGGCCCGGCCCGCGGCGCGGTCCACCTCGGCCGCCCCGGTTGCCTCGGCCGCCTCGACCAGTTCCGCGATGCGGGCGGCCAGCTCCCGCTTGGGCCGCTCGTGCTCGGAGTGGAAGGGCTCGACGTCGACCACCAGGTCGGCCACCTCCTCGTAGAGGGCGGACCGCTCGTCCAGCAGGCGGACCAGCACGGCCTCGGGATCGTCGTCGAGCAGGGGGCGGTGGGGCTTGCGCTCCAGCCGCGACCGCAGGAACGGGGCCCCGGCCCGCAGGTACACCACCCGGGCGCCGCCGCGCAGCGCCTCGCGGTTCCGGGGCCGGGTGACCACCCCCCCGCCGGCGGCGATGACGGCCGGGCCCGGGGCGGCCAGCAGGTCGGCCAGGAGGGCGGCCTCGGCGGCCCGGAAGCCGTCCTCGCCCTCCTCGGCGAACCACTCCCGCACGGTGCGGCCCGAGCGGCGGACCAGCTCGTCGTCGGCGTCGACGAAGGGGCGGCCCAGCCGGGAGGCCAGGCGGCGCCCGACGGTGCTCTTGCCCGCGCCCATCATCCCCACCAGGACCACGGGGGGGACCCGGCGGCGGGCCGGGCCGGGGGCGGCGGGCGACGCCGAGGCCGCCACGTCAGCCAAGGGGCCCGTCCCGGAGGGCGGCCAGGTAGCCGTCGTGGTTGCGCCGGGTCTCCTCCACGGTGTCGCCCCCGAACTTGCGGGCCACCTCGTCCGCCAGGACCAGGGCGGTCATGGTCTCGGCCACCACGCCCATGGCCGGCACCGCGGTGACGTCGGTGCGCTCCTTGAACGACACCGTCTCCTCCTTGGTCAGGACGTCGACGGTGCCCAGCACCGGGCGGTTCAGCGAGGCCAGGGGCTTCATGGCCACCCGGGCGATGACCGGCTCACCCGAGGACATGCCACCCTCGACGCCGCCGGCGCGGGCGCTGGTGCGCCGGTAGGCGTGGTCCTCGGCGTCCCAGATGATGGGGTCGTGGGCCGCGCTGCCCCGGCGGGAGGCCACGTCCCAGCCGTCGCCGATCTCCACGCCCTTCACGGCCTGGATGCTCATGAGGGCGGCGGCCAGGCGGGAGTCCAGCTTGCGGTCCCAGTGGACGTGGCTGCCCAGGCCGACGGGCACGCCGTGGGCCACCACCTCGACCACGCCGCCCAGGGAGTCGCCGTCGCGGGCCGCGGCCTTGATCTCCTCCACCATGGCCGCCGAGGCCTCGGGATCCAGGCAGCGGACCTCGTCGGCGTCGATGCGCTCCAGGTCGGCCAGGGTGGGGGCGGGGCCGGGGGGGGCGGCGACGGCCCCGATGCGCACCACGTGGGACAGCACGTCGATGCCCAGCGTGCCCAGCCACAGCTTGGCCAGGGTGCCGGCCACCACCCGGGCCGCGGTCTCCCGGGCCGAGGCCCGCTCCAGGACGTCGCGGGAGTCGACGAAGCCGTACTTCTGCATGCCGGCCAGATCGGCGTGGCCGGGGCGGGGCTGGGTCAGGGGCATCTGGGTGGGCCCGTCCTCGGCGGCCACCGACATCTCCCGCTGCCACTTGTCGGGGTTGCGCTCCCACTCGGTGTTGGCGATCTCCACCGCCACCGGGGAGCCCAGCGTCCGGCCGTGGCGCACGCCGCTCACCAGGGTCACGTCGTCGACCTCGAAGCGCATGCGGGGGCCCCGCCCGTAGCCCAGGCGGCGCCGGCCCAGCTCGGCCTGGAGGGCGGCCACGTCCACGGCCAGGCCGGCGGGCAGGCCCTCGACCACGACGACGAGGGCGCGGCCGTGGGACTCACCGGCGGTCAGGAAGCGCAGCACGGGGGCGAATCTAGAGGGTGGCCCGCCCGGCCCCCGAGCCCATCGGGGCGCTGCCGGCCGGTCACCCCCAGCCCAGGGCGGCCAGGAACGGCGTGGGCGTGAAGGCCCCGTCGTAGAGGTCGACGATGCGGCGGCTGCCCAGCACGGTGGCCACGCACCCGACCGCCAGCCACGGGCCGAACGGGAACTCGGCGCTGCGGCCGCCCCGGGCCACGTACAGCACCCCCCCGGCCACCACCCCGAGCAGGCAGGCGCCGATGAGGGCGAACATGACCAGCACCGGGTGGATCCACCCCAGGTACAGCCCCATCAGCAGGGCCAGCTTCACGTCCCCCAGCCCCATGCCCCGGGGGAACAGCATCCCGGGCACGAACAGGACCAGGAAGTAGCCGACGGCGCCGGCCGCGGCGTAGGCCACCCGGCCGGCGTCACCCTCGACCAACGACACCCCGGCCACCAGCACCACCGAGGCGCCGAGCACCGGGAAGGTGATCCGGTCCAGCAGCCGGTACAGCTCCAGGTCGATCACGGCCTGGGCCAGGAGGGCCGAGAACAGCAGGAGGAACGGCACCAGCGCCCAGGTCAGGCCGAAGCGGAGCCCGGCGGCCACCCACAGCCCGGCGCCGGCCAGCTCGACCAGCGGGTAGGCCAGGGCCACGGGCTCGCCGCAGGCCCGGCACCGGGCCCGCAGGCGGACGAAGGACAGCAGGGGCACGGCGTCGAGGCCGCCGATGGCCGCCTCGCAGTCGGGGCACCGCCACGGCGGGGCCAGCGACCCGCCGTCGGGCAGGCGGACGATGACCACGTTCAGGAACCAGCCCACGACCAGCCCGGCCAGCCCCAGCGCCACCAGCGCCCCGGGCGCGACGTCGGCCATGGGCCGGGACCCTACCGGCGGCCGTCCCACCCCCCGGTGGATCCCGCCAGGGGGCGCGGTCAGGGGGGCGAGGTGGCCATGACCTCGGCCTCGACCGCGTCGAGCACCGCTTCGGCCAGCAGGTCGGCGCCGGCCCGGTCCAGGTGGATGCCGTCGCCCTGGCGCAGCGAGACGCCGTCCGCGGTGGCCTGGTAGCCCTCGCCGTCGGGGCTGAGGATGGCCCGGCTGTCCAGGAACCGGACCCAGGGCCGGTCCTCGGCCTCCTGGGCGTAGATGCGGTCGAGGGTGGCCA
This genomic window contains:
- the nusB gene encoding transcription antitermination factor NusB, producing the protein MPDRRGGIGSRREARERALALLYEAAIRDGETDDDGRAFDVLAAQPVEVETYAAALVQGVLDHRSDLDALIGRHARGWTTERMPVLDLTVLRMASFELLHRPDVPANAAINEAVDLAKQYSTDDSGRFVNGVLAAVVAERPPPPADAGDGESEDSA
- the efp gene encoding elongation factor P — its product is MAITTNDLKNGMVLDLDGKLMQIVEFQHVKPGKGPAFVRTKIRNVRTGAVIEKTFRAAEKVERVTIDKREMQYLYRDGDDYVFMDNSSYEQLQVPSGALGDAGSYLIEGAGAVLQMHGDEIVGTDLPAAVELTVTETEPGIQGDRVSGATKPATLETGKVLQVPLFVNIGDRLRVDTRSGEYITRA
- a CDS encoding aminopeptidase P family protein — encoded protein: MRALPAAPLAPMDVAGRADRVRARFGEAGGDDGPGIDALLVTDLTNVRYLTGFTGSAARLLVTADRLLLVTDGRYAVQAPDEVAASGVDVAVEVAGTQADQDAILAGAVPPGARLGLEAASVTWAAQRRYAQDPWAGDLVPTTDVVEAVRLVKDAGEVDRLARAAAIADAALAAIAPRLVDRPTEAEVGLALDVEMRRLGADGVSFETIVASGPNGARPHHHPGPRTITDGDLVVIDFGALVDGYHSDMTRTFAPGGISPTQERMVQVVRDAQAAGVAAVRAGVEARAVDATCRDLIEAAGWGEAFGHGTGHGVGLVIHEEPRVSRTSTARLATGHVVTVEPGVYLPDHGGVRIEDTVVVTDDGCRPLTLAPKDLTPLAPTA
- a CDS encoding type II 3-dehydroquinate dehydratase gives rise to the protein MTDPLVLPVPIVLLLSGPNLDLLGGRQPEIYGTATLADHVATATAEAERHGLALEHLQSNHEGDLVEAVHGARGRAAAIVVNAGALTHYGWSLHDALAAFEGPVVELHLSHPGGREPWRQTSVVAPVAAGTVAGFGADGYRLALDAVAHLLGAAS
- a CDS encoding 3-dehydroquinate synthase family protein; its protein translation is MIELEVPLGERSYPVLVGPGARHRLLEVLPVGAQRAAVVTQAGIGWDVDPGVESATFTIGDGEDAKHLGTVEDLCRDLARWGLTRGDVVVAVGGGVVTDVAGFVAAVYHRGVPVVHVPTTLLGQVDAAIGGKTGVNLPEGKNLVGAYWQPSAVLCDIETLGTLPPREYRSGLGEMAKYAFLGVDDLPDLALDEAVAACVRCKAEVVASDEREGGRRAVLNYGHTLAHALETEGGYGLRHGEAVAVGLVYAAEVARRLGRIDDERVAQHRRVVAGYDLPLAPPEGLDPDRLIDLFARDKKAVRGITFVLDGNRGVEPVPVTDRALLRDALEALR
- a CDS encoding shikimate kinase — encoded protein: MAASASPAAPGPARRRVPPVVLVGMMGAGKSTVGRRLASRLGRPFVDADDELVRRSGRTVREWFAEEGEDGFRAAEAALLADLLAAPGPAVIAAGGGVVTRPRNREALRGGARVVYLRAGAPFLRSRLERKPHRPLLDDDPEAVLVRLLDERSALYEEVADLVVDVEPFHSEHERPKRELAARIAELVEAAEATGAAEVDRAAGRAGEPGR
- the aroC gene encoding chorismate synthase encodes the protein MLRFLTAGESHGRALVVVVEGLPAGLAVDVAALQAELGRRRLGYGRGPRMRFEVDDVTLVSGVRHGRTLGSPVAVEIANTEWERNPDKWQREMSVAAEDGPTQMPLTQPRPGHADLAGMQKYGFVDSRDVLERASARETAARVVAGTLAKLWLGTLGIDVLSHVVRIGAVAAPPGPAPTLADLERIDADEVRCLDPEASAAMVEEIKAAARDGDSLGGVVEVVAHGVPVGLGSHVHWDRKLDSRLAAALMSIQAVKGVEIGDGWDVASRRGSAAHDPIIWDAEDHAYRRTSARAGGVEGGMSSGEPVIARVAMKPLASLNRPVLGTVDVLTKEETVSFKERTDVTAVPAMGVVAETMTALVLADEVARKFGGDTVEETRRNHDGYLAALRDGPLG
- a CDS encoding prepilin peptidase is translated as MADVAPGALVALGLAGLVVGWFLNVVIVRLPDGGSLAPPWRCPDCEAAIGGLDAVPLLSFVRLRARCRACGEPVALAYPLVELAGAGLWVAAGLRFGLTWALVPFLLLFSALLAQAVIDLELYRLLDRITFPVLGASVVLVAGVSLVEGDAGRVAYAAAGAVGYFLVLFVPGMLFPRGMGLGDVKLALLMGLYLGWIHPVLVMFALIGACLLGVVAGGVLYVARGGRSAEFPFGPWLAVGCVATVLGSRRIVDLYDGAFTPTPFLAALGWG